Part of the Paramisgurnus dabryanus chromosome 21, PD_genome_1.1, whole genome shotgun sequence genome, tttagtaatgcaggactgtaaatagccatttatcaggtgatgaataaaacatggaaactttgtgctgaacaggcaaatatgaacaaataaaatcacaaaatacTATTGCTTTTAAAATATCAACAAACACGTAAAAATCTGAATTGAATTAAACTCATGACACTGATTAATCCATTTGTGCCTGATGCTGAGTGCATTAGATTTAATGTTTCGGTGCGCAGCATCAGGCGCAAATGggttaaggggcggtattatcctcttctgacatcacaggaggagccaaatttcaattacctatttttaacatgcttgcagagaatggtttaccaagtTATTGGGTTATTGGGTtgatttttcaaattttctgcatagatatgtataaaggctagatgtctcgcccgcactgctggccaattgagtggagcGTCCGCATTTTGGGgcccatcttaccacagggcgctcgctcactcgtagcattgagttttaatggtgcaggtacttttaaatgaccataacttgcttaattttttccTGATTTTCAAACGggttggtttgttataaacatcaaagatgtacctatgacaccgCATacttacacaaaaaaaaattaatgaaacaTGTCAAATCATCCAgcattatagccacgttaataacatttgtaagaaaccaaaccgttcgaaaattggtagaaaattgagcaaataatggtcatttaaaagtacctgcagctttaaaactcaatgctacgagtgagcgagcgccctgtggtaagatggccaccaggtgatgacgttagagactcagccgtaacacatctagcctttatacatatctatggatagaagcaccggggacccaattatagcactaaacattgaaaaagtcagattttcataatatgtcccctttaaaaattaGAGGCAGATACTTAAATTAATTGAATTACCTTGATCTGTTTGTTCTCTTGCATTTGTAATTTCTTCTTTTGGCTCCATTAGGtctaaaacaaaaagaaaaaatgatTATGAAcaatatgacaaagtaaaaaatacacaaactaTAATCATCATAGTGTTGCTGTCTTTTATGTCAAAACTGGCAAACATTAAGGGAAGACACACACAGGTTTCTTTCggcatttaaatttttttggctGCCCGCCAAAACAAATCTTTGTCCCGCGAGAGATTTATTTGATAATTTAATGTGATTAATGAGTAACAATGCTGATGATTGTGAGAGAAGCAACAAGCGGACAGCTGCACCCACCCGAGCACAATCTACCCGTCTCTAAACTAAGCACCATCTGTCTGCTCTCTCTCGCacaaattcattttaatgaaatatttaaacaacTGATCGGTCCAAAACTTATATTTCTGTACATTTTGACCCAGGAAAAACTGATCCTGTACATACCTGAATGAATCACATAACCTTCATCTGCTTCTGTGTCTTCTTGTTTCACTTCTATCCCACAGTCCAGCAGATTTACTGATGTCTTCTGGTCTtccagcatggacagatcagttcctactgattTACTGCACATCACATCCATCTGATCTCTCATGATGAACATCTGAACACAAACAGATCACCATTATAATATTCACACAAAAACATCATTTCAATAAGATTATAAACGACTGCAACTTTGTTAAATCAAGAAACAAAACCTTTCTGACAGCAGAAATAACTTCGAAAACATAAAGTGTCTGGGAAAAACAGCAATTTACAGTAAACAAGAATAAAACTTCGGTAACCACAAAAAAAGTAAGTTAAACATTattcacacacaaataaagagcaaaaacaacacaacactTACTGCTGCTCGAATTGTCTCTCGTCTGCTTCTTCTTCTGATGTTTTATGTAACACGCGGCGAGTTTGCGCCATCTGCTGGACGGGAGCGTGACGCAACAGCTGCTTGACAACAGTCATTTACCATAGTTACACACACATCCCTTCGCTTTACCACAGTTAGTTATCATATTGAGCAACCAAGAGCAATATCCAACACTGTATTTATTCGTTTAAAGCAGACACCGTTCACAAAGTTTGTGTTTTAGTTAAAAGTTCAGTCaggtgaataaataaatgaagagCACAGGATTCGCGCGTGCATGTGGAATCTGCACGTGTATGTCTACAGCACACCTGgtatttgaaatgttttaataagcaagtaataaacaataaatatgaCTGATCGTTTTATGGTTAAATTTACTAAGTTATTTTAGCTTATTCATTCAActgttttgttaaaatttaGTTTCTTTAATGATTTTACTAAATTTATTGGAAATCTTTTCATTAATAACAAATAGAAGTCAAACCACATAAAAATTTTATTCTGAATATATGTATGTCCTTAAAATGCAGTAAGTTATGCTTTGAATTATTAGTATTTTATTAAGTTGAGTGGTTTcagttgttttatttacatttgtCACATAACTTGTTGTATTAATAACCTTTAAAAACTTGCTGTATTAATAACCTTTTAAAAACTTGTTATTAATAAAAGTTAgagttttttaacatttatacaatttattatataaaataaaaaattcttcTGAATGTCTTGAACTCATTTTgtgcttaatatactaaaaaaatCTTCTTATACTTCTAAGATAATCTTAaaacatctaagtgtacttatcCATGCTATTTTGGGACCACGAGAAACCATGAATATGGACTGAAATGAACTTTTAGCATActatctttattttaaaataggctcattttccagctcccctaaagttaaacatttgatttttactgtttttgaatccattcagctgatctccgggtttggctttaccacttttagcatagtttaccAAAATTCAGTATAAATATCGAAAATagtttctctgctgtcattatatccaaacattttatgccatttatgcccctccaaacatgttactaatgttaggtatgatgaagataaTACCtaagtatttttaaatacatgtttagcATTCCCAGTACTTGTTGCAATGTAGAATAAGCAAAGGATATAAagcacacttcttgcacacagcaggctttcaaaaaagtcagaaagggggggggggggctgtgccccagtagagctttatgtctagcaacgcccctgatCATCACATCTGCAAagcttttctccagtgtgaattctctggTGAACATTAAGGCTAAACTTACGattaaaactctttccacagtgaTCACATCTGTAAagtttctctccggtgtgaattcTCTTGTGAACATTAAGGCTATACTTTCGAGTGAAGGTTGCTCCACACTGATCACATGTGTAAGGCTTTTCACCAGTGTGGGTTCTCATGTGAGCATTCAGGTCAGATTTACGAGTTAAGGTTCTTCCACACTGATCACAgctgtaaggtttttcaccagTGTGGGTTCTCATGTGAACATTAAGGTGCCAATTTCTGTTGTagctctttccacactgatcacaACTGTACAGCTTTTCTCCAGTGTggactttcatgtgctcattaAGTTTATATTTCTTAGTGAAGGTCTTTCCACACTGAGGGCAAATAAAAGCATCAATGGCTGTCGAGTTTTGCATGATGTTTCTTTTAGGTGACAAATTTCTCATGGTAATCGAGCAGCTCAGAGATTCTTCCTTGGGTATCAAATGATGAGGTTTCTCCTCCATTTCATTGAGTTGTAAAATTTCCTCCTTTACCACTATCAGATCTGAAATGAACAGAGAAAATCATTATTTGACACAGTAAAAATGCACTGAGAACTTCTGAAACTATAATTGTGCTTGTGTTTTTGTCATTACTAGTTAAACATTAGAGGCAGAtacttaaataaatcaaatcacCGTGATCGGTCTGTTCGCTTGCATTTGTGATTTCTTCTTTTGGCTCCATCAGGTCTGAAACGAACAGAAAATTATGAACAATATGACAAATGTAGTGTTCCtgttttttatatcaaaacTGCCAAACATTAAGGGAAGACACATACTGGTTTCTTCCTACATGTTTGGCCACTGCCAAAATGAAACTTTGTCGTGTAAAAGCTATATTTGATTCATTAATgtgaataataaataacaacgcTAATGATTGTGGGAGAGAGGACGAGCAGACATTAGATCAGCACCCGCTGCTCGTTAAGAAGAGAGAATGAAAGGTGATTTCACGTCAGTCTCCAACTACACCGGAAAAGGTAGCTAGTTTTGCTTTTTTgaaataaagtcgctaaaggggtctaaaaagttgctaaatctagtgAAAAAGTCACCAACCAAGTTGGCAACACGactcaacttttttttacactgcTCGGACCGTGCATGTGCTTGTgtgtgaactctgcctctggttggctaatgAAGggaattaagccaatcatcatcagtTATGTAGTTGTCCCACCCCCTTTAACACACACACCCTACCTCGAGTGAAAATTGCTTCACTGAGATCAATATGGTAACGCGCAGAATTTTATTGTCAGTAATGGTAACAGCGCTATAACGGGGGAAAAAGTAATTTATTTCTTGCTACTCAAAAAAGCAACGCCGTTAGTAATGCAGTTTATTTATGACGCTGTTATTCCCATTACTGTTAATGACACACCAGTAGGTATCCAATAAATGTCAAACTCACAAATCCATAAGCAATTCTCATCTTTTGGTTAACATAAGATATAAAAAGCCTTATCAAGACTATGATATTTTAAGATCATTTTATATGTGTGTCTGGCCAAGTGCAAGAACGCAATTGTCCACGTGACTTCTTTGAAACGATGTTGCCCGAAGTCGTGAGCCAGTGATCGTTATGATTGagagacaaacagacaaaatgAGTTGTTAAGCAGTAAACTGTACTAACAGACCTATGGGATCTGATGGGTCACTGAGTTTTTTTTTTCCTGTAACGTTAAATGTGGGCTTTATAAGCTAATTCATAAATGTTATTACTAGCTAAAAAAAACGCCTAATGTTAGTTAAAACAGACTACAGCATGAACTAAAGATCGTAAATTTTGCTGTCCAACACATTGTGATAGACTAGAACCCAGTTCACATAGACCTTTGGttccagaaaatacccgtaaaattgccaaacaagcttctgtgtgaacgcaaacacgtCCCGTTTATCTTCTGGGATCATTGCCAGAAAAAGGACCTTGAAAGATACacggaaaaccctctgtgtgaacaagatgcCGAAAACAATGCCATAATGGGTGTGTCATAGCGATGACgcacaacaaaagttatggttcagctccttaaaacgagagataacatgcatataaacattcaccacaaGAAATGTCGCACACTAGATtaaagcagttatcaggaaatgataaatgagacgcataaacaatgacgcacatGCGGTAGTGAGGATGTGCATGTCATGGCAACataaagttggttcaactctttaaaatgagagaTTTACAAcatgattttcattttaaatcatttaaaattagCCGTTCTGTTTAAATATATAGTGTATTATCATGTGTCTTTAAATTTAAGTTGTTagttgtatttgtatttaaattaacAAATTTTAGCAAGCAAGTCAAATGAGATGTTTAAGgcgcgtggttgaattgggcgTGGGAGCATTTGGGCCGAAGTTTGATACCCCAGAGCTCCATTTTATCGCAAATGCAATTAATCATTCAGCCCTAGTGGAGTCAGTGTTCAGAAGACCAAATCCTATCCAGTGAGGAAAAACTGAAGTTTTGCGATTCCCAGCTTGGAATTGCAAACAATGCGTTTGATTTCTCTAATGTCCAGTTTGGGAATTAACAACTTATTTCAAGCATTCTTGCATTAGCGTAATTGGCTGGTTCTGCACTAGTATATTTgcataaggagatcttattgGCTGATATCATtgcgcttgaaaagttgaaaaattttcaacttctgCCATGAGCAATGGCCATGATGTGACGCTGACGAATCCACAATTCAGTAAATGAGAATCGTTAATGCTGAAGCCCCGTGTTAATGTACCGTGAGATGTCTGTCAATTTTGATCCAGAAATAAACATACCTGAATAAATCAAATCACCTTCATCTGCTTCTGTGTCTTCTTGTTTCACTTCTATTCCACAGTCCAGCAGATTCACTGATGTCTTCTGGTCTTCATTACAGACAGAAACCAGAAGATCTGTAGATGTTTGATCAGTAAAGCCACAGAGAGAGACACCAGATACATCCTGgaaataacattaaaacaaaCAGATTGTGATGATGTACTTTCACTATAGGATCAACACTGACAAAGAGTGTTTAAGtgttttaatttatacaaaCCTTTGTGTTCATTTCATCTCTCTGTCTGAGCTTTGActccagtaacgccacctctttcttcagctgagagatttctgtcatcaaatcatcaatatccagcatggacagatcagttcctactgatttacagcacatcacatCCATCTGATCTCTCATGATGAACATCTGAACAAAAACACATCACCATTATAATATTCACACAAAAACATCATTTCAATAGGATTCTAAAAGACTGCAGCTTTGTTAAATCAAGAAACAAAACCTTCCTGACTACAGAAATAACTCTGAAGTCTGAAAACACAAAGTCTGGTAAACACCCACTCCAGACatatacagtaaacaaaaataatatttcgTTCACCACAAAGATAACACAGACATTattcacacacaaataaaaagcAATAACAACACAACACTTACTACTGTATTGTGAGCTTCTCCTCTCATTTGTTGTTTTATATAACACGCGGTTCGTTTGCGCCATCTGCTGGACGGGAGCGTGACGCAACAGCTGCTTGACAACAGTCATTTACCATAGTTACACACACATCCCTACGATTTACCACAGTTAGTTTTTATTTGTGGCAACCAAGAGAAATATCACTGTATATTTGTTTAAAGAAAAACCGTTCAGAGTTTGTGTTTTAGTTAAAAGTTCAGTCAGGTGAAATTGAAGAGCACAGATTCACGCGACTTTGCATGTGGAATCTGCACGTGCATGTCTACAGCACCTCaggtatttaaaatgttttaataagcaAGTAATAAACTATAAATATGACTGCTCGTTTTATCGTTAACTTTACTAAGTTATTTTAGCTTATTCATTcaattgttttgttaaaatttcGTTTGTTTAACGATTTTACTCATGAATAGTGAACTGCAGTCAAACCAAACATTTTATTCGGAATATATGTAAGTTATGTCCTTTAAATTCAGTAAGTTATGTTTTGAATTATTAGATATTGTAATTGAGTTGAGTGGTTTcagttgttttatttacatttatgtcacaaaaaatggccacataacttttattaatAACTTTTAAAACCTTTTATTAATAAAAGCCAGACTTTTTAACATGTATACAATTTATTATATAGAATAAAACCATTCTTCTGAACGTCCCAGGTGAAAAATGTCCCCTTCATGTACTTGAAGTGCTCTTTTTTCACACACTCACTTTGTACTTTCTATActaaaaaaaatcttcttttATACTTCTAAGATCTTAAAactgcttattacacggctctctggactgcttgattctgattggtcagttgagacatttgcaggtgcgttcttttcaaataataaccgctccaaagtaataacgcatagccagtactacttgtacgagtaaaatcgctccacgccaataaagatcaataaagattactgtttggcgccatcttgtgacaaacactggacaaccacgacaagacacagacagcttactgagactgaacttgacaaaatagagcatgacagctacgaagccaacacacaaaaaaatacagaatgggcattaaaacttctcaaagactggctaaaagagaaaaaatggagacagacaagtatgaagcagaggatcttaataaggtattacaatcattttatgcatctgtgcaaagtttcgcggaaggataaaaatgttaatttaaaacaaatatgccaataaaatgtttcaaattcatattcatgtccgtttttttcttatgtgacaagtagccgtgtaataagcggggtaatgtagaggcagccggtagttatcgggaaataagccccttcagtgtggtacaagaccctccgcttcgcgtcgggtcctgatcacactgtcggggcttatttcccgataactaccggctgcatCTACATTTTCCCttacgtaatatcattgtgcctgcatcagccatgttacggcagcaaagtccttgattattacgccagaatgagagtatagttcctagcaatATCGGCCCAgtaaattgcaacttttaattttccatcggtcttagtacatgatgtaactacagaagagtcaagttttaaatggtaaaaatatcaaaactctttggttatttttgagcgcgatgctaatggtctaatcagattcaatggattatgctaagctatgctaaaagtggtagcgccagacccggagatcggctgaatttATTCCAAAATGGTACAAATCAAacgagtgtccctttaaaaatgtattaggttaccacttgtagtaaacttgaacccatctttgtttGAAAGATGAGTTCAAGTTTACTAAAAATGGtaccaaaataaatattttaaatacatttttagcacatttaaattcattttcatggtgtctcaaaatagcacggAGTAACTTCCatgttattaaattaattttaataagtACTTAAGAAGTATTTTCTGTATATTAAGCAAAAAACGAGTGCACGAAAACATTCTTATTTTGGTCTTCACAAACTATTTTCATAATTGACTCAAAAAACAAATTTATATATAATGACACCAAGCCCAGAAAATGGCAGGTTCAGGAATGTGCCAAGTTACGACAAAGCAGTCGATTTTTAAACACCCCTCCACTTAATGTCTAATTCGGAAGCCCCAACCACTGGTTTGCATAAACCAAATAGTCCATACAACAAACATGACGTTTAAGGCTGCAAAATATTGTACCGTGCCTGGTTGTGGAAGAACACAGTCGCTGCATCAGTTTCAGGAGTAAGCCTCAAATCTAGGGGACAAAAAACcctatttcttatttattttgatgtttttgaatgtaaaaaccatgcatTCATCATAAGTAGatctcagacaacagtataaaacaataaaaactacTGAttcactgcacctttaatgtgcGCTTTAGACATTTTAATATTATCGGTGTTTAATTATACATGTTATAGAAGCAAAATAACCCAAAAACTATAACTTGACCAGTATGCTCAAGAGTAGCTATTTTGCCTGTAGTGTTTGaccttcatatatatataaactttatataaacattatataTGCATCTATAAAAGCAAACATGTCATTGAATGTTGAATATAGTCTAATCTAATTTGTATGTTTCATAATCATATACAAAAT contains:
- the LOC141281368 gene encoding uncharacterized protein, which translates into the protein MEPKEEITNASEQTDHDLIVVKEEILQLNEMEEKPHHLIPKEESLSCSITMRNLSPKRNIMQNSTAIDAFICPQCGKTFTKKYKLNEHMKVHTGEKLYSCDQCGKSYNRNWHLNVHMRTHTGEKPYSCDQCGRTLTRKSDLNAHMRTHTGEKPYTCDQCGATFTRKYSLNVHKRIHTGEKLYRCDHCGKSFNRKFSLNVHQRIHTGEKLCRCDDQGRC